From Deferribacterota bacterium, a single genomic window includes:
- the ftsY gene encoding signal recognition particle-docking protein FtsY: MAIFDLFKSKKKKVEKKDKEKIEKGLKNSSSNLIIGINKVAKRGKIDEEAFEELEELLLTSDISFDTTYSIINSLKKNKIKSVDGLKEVLKEKLINILDIDNSLCVSENKPYVILVVGVNGVGKTTSIAKLANLFSSEGLSVALAACDTFRAAAGEQLEVWANRLSVPIVKKSQGSDPSSVLYEAINYSKSNDIDVLIVDTAGRIHTKSNLMRQLEKIARTANRLIDDAPHEILLTIDASMGQNVLEQARTFKKEIDLTGIILTKLDGTAKGGVAISVVDELSIPIKFIGTGEKVDDIAVFDSEVFVKSLLS; encoded by the coding sequence ATGGCTATATTTGATCTTTTTAAGAGTAAAAAGAAAAAAGTTGAAAAAAAGGATAAAGAAAAGATTGAGAAGGGCTTAAAGAATTCTTCTTCTAATCTTATCATAGGAATTAATAAGGTCGCTAAGAGAGGGAAAATAGATGAAGAGGCTTTTGAAGAGCTTGAAGAATTGTTATTAACAAGTGATATATCCTTTGATACCACATATAGTATTATAAATAGCTTAAAAAAGAATAAGATTAAATCTGTTGATGGATTAAAAGAGGTATTAAAAGAAAAGTTAATCAATATATTAGATATTGATAATTCATTATGTGTTTCAGAGAATAAGCCCTACGTCATTCTTGTTGTTGGTGTTAATGGTGTTGGCAAAACAACATCAATTGCTAAATTGGCAAACCTTTTTTCCTCTGAAGGCTTAAGTGTTGCACTTGCAGCTTGTGATACATTTAGAGCTGCGGCAGGAGAACAATTAGAGGTATGGGCCAATAGGTTGTCAGTGCCTATTGTCAAAAAAAGCCAAGGGAGCGATCCTTCATCAGTTTTATATGAGGCTATAAATTATAGCAAATCCAATGATATAGATGTTTTAATAGTAGATACTGCTGGTAGGATTCATACTAAATCTAACTTAATGAGACAATTAGAAAAAATAGCAAGAACAGCTAATAGACTAATAGATGATGCACCCCATGAAATATTATTAACTATTGATGCATCTATGGGACAAAATGTGTTAGAGCAGGCAAGGACATTTAAGAAGGAGATAGATCTAACAGGAATAATATTAACAAAACTAGATGGAACTGCAAAGGGTGGTGTGGCTATAAGTGTGGTAGACGAGCTTTCAATACCCATTAAGTTTATTGGTACTGGTGAAAAGGTTGATGATATAGCTGTATTTGACTCAGAAGTCTTTGTAAAAAGCCTTTTAAGTTAA